From Thermogemmata fonticola, one genomic window encodes:
- a CDS encoding ABC transporter permease, producing the protein MAAPVLTAEASLPGWGTRLRDSLRRGGKVALGAWRSFRRLIGTLFTIGFSLLPLSVLLLALPAVSPNEAVLTETVPPARNWRQRLGRRLFALLTAVAMLIVLFAFALEVVSHLPPSSGQLSIVAKKLLGYSVADFVPDDPPPADLPPGQVWLTAPELLERRDTLRKAAARQNLGPIEKREAEERLAEVEAEIAERLPRSPRLRLMLDPELAPWLAVPLWKLMPRPLIEQWPFVLLTMYAADFVLLLFIGRVPLAYNFRYLWVRKRDTLLTGLAFTVVVALVIILLAFVNGMYKLNESTGVPGNVLVLSEGSTDELFSNMARGDADNVERQVITSDQWGRPIGPVGVARAIFTADGTLQRLPPNAPKDLPGAVYLASREAYLVMNQAVPTPPGELPRRRFLQIRAFQDVRIGAAVHNIELEPGGSWFSANAIDPGPPAPDGRQYLQCTLGQGVAAILGEDIGKKRLEVGDTFEVGDRYWKVVGIMKTGGTAYGSEIWTGSENPVVRASGKGDKFTTLVLRMEDDSEASAKAMAWYLNEVYEQAKLKAFAEPDYYRELTKTNEQFLSAIILVAVIMAVGGVFGVMNTMFASIAARIKEVGVLRILGFKRWQILISFMIESLTIAVIGGTLGCLLGLLADGWEASSTMSGGQGGGKSVTLTMIVDGPILAAGFLFTLIMGRLGGLVPALSAMRLNILESLR; encoded by the coding sequence ATGGCCGCACCTGTCCTGACCGCCGAGGCCAGCCTGCCGGGTTGGGGGACACGCCTGAGGGACTCCCTGCGGCGGGGAGGGAAGGTGGCGTTGGGAGCGTGGCGGTCATTCCGTCGACTCATTGGCACGCTCTTTACCATCGGCTTTTCCCTCCTGCCGCTTTCGGTGTTGCTTTTAGCCTTGCCGGCGGTTTCGCCGAATGAGGCGGTGTTGACGGAAACCGTTCCGCCGGCCCGGAATTGGCGGCAACGGCTGGGCCGTCGACTCTTCGCGCTCCTGACCGCCGTCGCCATGCTCATCGTGCTCTTCGCCTTCGCTCTGGAAGTGGTGTCCCATCTCCCGCCGTCCAGTGGGCAACTGAGCATCGTCGCTAAAAAGCTCCTGGGGTATTCGGTGGCGGATTTTGTGCCGGATGATCCCCCGCCAGCCGATCTGCCGCCGGGCCAGGTCTGGCTGACAGCGCCGGAGTTGCTGGAGCGCCGCGACACGTTGCGTAAGGCCGCCGCTCGTCAAAACCTCGGCCCGATCGAGAAGCGCGAAGCGGAAGAACGCCTGGCGGAGGTGGAAGCCGAGATTGCCGAACGTCTGCCGCGCTCTCCCCGCCTGCGCCTGATGCTGGACCCCGAATTGGCTCCCTGGTTGGCGGTTCCTTTGTGGAAGCTCATGCCCCGCCCCCTCATCGAACAGTGGCCCTTCGTCTTGCTGACCATGTATGCCGCCGATTTCGTCCTGCTCCTGTTCATCGGGCGCGTGCCGCTGGCTTACAACTTCCGCTACCTTTGGGTCCGTAAGCGGGATACGCTGCTCACCGGTTTGGCCTTCACTGTGGTCGTAGCCCTGGTCATCATTCTGCTCGCCTTCGTCAACGGCATGTACAAGCTCAACGAAAGCACCGGGGTGCCGGGAAATGTCCTCGTCCTCTCGGAAGGTTCCACCGACGAGCTGTTCAGTAACATGGCTCGCGGCGATGCGGACAATGTGGAGCGCCAGGTGATCACATCCGACCAGTGGGGCCGTCCAATTGGCCCCGTGGGTGTGGCACGGGCCATTTTCACAGCGGATGGGACGTTGCAGCGCCTGCCCCCCAACGCTCCCAAGGACCTGCCGGGAGCTGTCTATTTGGCCAGCCGGGAAGCCTATCTCGTGATGAATCAAGCGGTGCCAACCCCGCCCGGGGAATTGCCGCGGCGGCGCTTCCTGCAAATCCGGGCCTTTCAGGATGTCCGCATCGGTGCCGCCGTGCACAACATCGAGCTGGAACCCGGCGGAAGCTGGTTCAGCGCCAACGCCATCGACCCCGGCCCTCCCGCTCCCGATGGACGGCAGTATCTCCAATGCACGCTGGGTCAAGGTGTGGCGGCGATCTTAGGAGAAGACATCGGGAAAAAACGGCTGGAAGTCGGCGACACCTTCGAGGTCGGCGACCGCTACTGGAAGGTGGTCGGGATCATGAAGACGGGCGGCACTGCTTACGGTTCGGAAATCTGGACTGGCAGCGAGAACCCCGTCGTTCGAGCCAGCGGCAAAGGCGACAAGTTCACCACCCTGGTGCTCCGCATGGAAGATGACTCCGAAGCTAGCGCCAAGGCCATGGCCTGGTACCTCAACGAGGTCTACGAGCAGGCCAAGCTCAAGGCCTTCGCCGAGCCGGATTACTACCGCGAACTGACAAAAACCAACGAACAGTTCCTCTCCGCCATCATTCTGGTGGCGGTGATTATGGCCGTCGGGGGAGTCTTCGGCGTCATGAATACCATGTTCGCTTCCATCGCCGCTCGCATCAAGGAAGTCGGAGTGTTGCGGATTCTCGGCTTCAAGCGCTGGCAAATCCTCATTTCCTTCATGATCGAGTCGTTGACCATCGCGGTGATCGGTGGCACCCTGGGCTGCCTGCTGGGATTGCTGGCCGATGGGTGGGAAGCCAGCAGTACCATGTCCGGAGGCCAAGGCGGCGGCAAGAGCGTCACGCTGACCATGATCGTCGATGGGCCAATTCTGGCAGCCGGCTTCCTCTTCACCCTGATCATGGGCCGTTTGGGCGGTTTGGTGCCTGCCCTCTCGGCCATGCGGCTGAACATCCTCGAATCGCTTCGGTGA
- a CDS encoding cytochrome c3 family protein yields the protein MPVIFRRSRDVQVRQAAVGAVLGLGLFVFAWYYYALPSYTRVGYMPEQPVPFSHQLHVGRLGMDCTYCHQHVFQSPHATVPSAQVCMNCHNPRKANVKGNSPLLTLIRESYETGKPVAWKRVHKLPEYAYFNHAVHVNKGVSCVSCHGPVNEMPMVRHDQPLSMGWCLQCHHEPEKHLRPVEQVTNLSWKPDGNKPRLDIGYDIKQQLQVQAPMHCQGCHR from the coding sequence GTGCCGGTGATCTTCCGTCGATCGCGGGATGTGCAGGTGCGCCAGGCGGCGGTGGGTGCCGTGCTCGGCTTAGGGTTGTTCGTCTTCGCCTGGTACTATTACGCTCTGCCGAGCTATACGCGGGTGGGCTACATGCCGGAGCAGCCGGTGCCGTTTTCCCATCAGTTGCATGTGGGCCGGCTGGGAATGGATTGCACCTACTGCCACCAGCACGTTTTTCAATCTCCGCATGCCACGGTTCCGAGCGCCCAGGTCTGCATGAATTGCCACAACCCCCGCAAGGCGAATGTTAAAGGCAACAGTCCGCTTCTGACGCTCATCCGGGAAAGTTACGAGACCGGCAAGCCCGTGGCCTGGAAGCGAGTACACAAGCTGCCGGAATATGCCTATTTCAATCATGCTGTGCATGTGAACAAAGGGGTCTCGTGTGTCTCGTGCCACGGTCCGGTCAACGAGATGCCGATGGTGCGCCATGATCAGCCGCTGTCGATGGGCTGGTGTTTGCAATGCCATCATGAGCCAGAGAAGCATCTCCGTCCGGTCGAGCAGGTGACCAATTTATCCTGGAAGCCGGACGGGAACAAGCCCCGGCTGGACATTGGCTACGATATCAAGCAGCAGTTGCAGGTGCAGGCTCCGATGCACTGCCAGGGTTGTCATCGTTGA
- a CDS encoding 4Fe-4S dicluster domain-containing protein, translated as MNPPDYLRREAIAPAPVEEFPGFVNVYAGAGLAEPRDEDALSAHWHRRQFLTYTLAGAAAATLASCRRPDLPIVPYSAVPEDRVGHVVHGLPTFYATAQPRPFGSLPLLVESHDGRPTKIEGHPRHPASLGSTDAFAQAAILDLYSPDRVMSPRSSSVVERGVSRRWDDFDRFARILADRLRSAQGQGFAVLTEQVPSPALRRIREHLRQNWPQAQWYTFEPVDYGEVLRGTEIAFGQPLLPTPDLEKIDCLLVLDSDCLGIELDSLMQVRRFARRRQGPPQQFNRLYVVESTGTLTGFMADHRLRLPASLVGAFLLALTRELSPSLPGKLPELPARVDEASGRELPESARRWLAPLARDLLRHRGRCAILPGYRQPAYVHALAHTLNAALEASSLWEFRPPPPEMLEAGLPALTDALRAGRIDTLVILGGNPVLTAPADLQFAAALRQARTTIRVGLYYDQTSELCHWHLPLSHFLESWGDTESSDGTLCCIQPLIEPLLSNLPSPAEQEAPPRGGRSALEILALLTQFPHPRDGKPVTSYVSARSAAYELVRTVFAARAGLAPDDPQLSAAFQRYKQLGFLPPEQDKQRRSSLRPTLRPLSDIQRALPSSLPSAPQRDALEVTFHPDYSLYDGRYLFNAWLQELPDPISKLVWDNAALISPQTAQTFGLTTGDVIRLRHDSYQVEIPVFVLPGQADYSLALHFGQCGELRMAHITGGGTNVFPLRTSQARYILTSVRLEKTGRRATLVTTQEHGVIPHGRDIVREVDLSKLRQPPSHSRAPEGSHSSADHNSSADHSSGHSSSASTPSVPLLGLPPDGHLSEEDLRRGYQAGYGQVPPPPMPARDKQRRFPLDLARPERLDSPFQWGMVIDLSLCTGCSACVLACQVENNIPVVGKYEVQRNREMHWLRIDRYFSSTDGQTADADPRVITQPLACLHCEQAPCEQVCPVNAAVHSPEGLNLQVYNRCIGTRYCANACPYKARRFNWFDYNKRHLDALRVPTPLTPEGAALTRSLLPESLRMLKNPDVTVRMRGVMEKCTYCVQRLERAKYGAKIAAAEVAQGRRTIPVDASFRPDGPASAYRKPQDPKSAGYDLDRWGRVIVPDGLVRTACQAVCPTQAIIFGNVLDPHSAVAAAKLRAGEYALLGKLNTKPRTSYLPRLRNPNPELT; from the coding sequence ATGAATCCTCCTGATTATCTTCGCAGAGAGGCGATAGCTCCGGCGCCTGTGGAGGAGTTTCCCGGTTTTGTGAATGTTTACGCTGGCGCTGGTCTGGCCGAACCGCGGGACGAGGATGCTCTCTCCGCCCATTGGCATCGCCGGCAGTTTCTGACCTATACCCTGGCCGGTGCTGCTGCCGCCACGTTGGCCAGTTGCCGACGTCCGGACCTGCCGATCGTCCCCTACTCCGCTGTTCCTGAGGACCGCGTGGGGCATGTGGTTCACGGGCTGCCCACATTTTACGCTACAGCTCAGCCGCGCCCCTTCGGCTCCCTGCCGCTTTTGGTGGAAAGTCACGACGGGCGGCCCACGAAGATTGAAGGGCATCCGCGGCATCCGGCCAGTTTGGGTAGCACGGATGCCTTCGCTCAAGCGGCCATATTGGACTTGTACAGTCCCGATCGGGTGATGTCGCCGCGCAGCAGCAGCGTTGTGGAACGGGGTGTTTCCCGCCGGTGGGACGATTTTGACCGCTTCGCCCGTATCCTGGCCGACCGCCTCCGCTCCGCTCAGGGTCAGGGCTTCGCTGTGCTAACCGAGCAGGTCCCTTCCCCGGCTTTGCGCCGCATTCGGGAGCATCTCCGCCAGAATTGGCCGCAGGCGCAGTGGTACACCTTCGAGCCGGTCGATTACGGCGAAGTCCTGCGCGGGACCGAGATCGCCTTCGGGCAACCGCTGCTGCCCACGCCGGATTTGGAAAAAATCGATTGCCTGCTCGTGCTGGATAGCGATTGCCTGGGAATCGAGTTGGACAGCCTGATGCAGGTCCGCCGGTTCGCCCGCCGGCGGCAGGGACCCCCGCAGCAGTTTAACCGCCTCTACGTGGTGGAATCCACCGGCACACTCACCGGCTTTATGGCCGATCACCGCCTCCGCCTGCCGGCCAGCCTGGTGGGGGCCTTTCTGCTGGCCTTGACGCGCGAGCTGTCGCCCTCTCTGCCGGGCAAGCTACCGGAGCTACCCGCGAGGGTCGACGAAGCGTCGGGACGGGAGTTGCCGGAATCAGCCCGCCGGTGGCTGGCACCGCTGGCGCGAGACCTGCTTCGGCACCGGGGACGCTGTGCCATTCTGCCCGGCTATCGCCAGCCGGCCTACGTTCATGCCCTGGCACATACCCTCAATGCCGCCCTGGAAGCCTCCTCGCTCTGGGAGTTCCGTCCCCCTCCGCCGGAAATGCTGGAAGCCGGTCTGCCCGCCTTGACCGACGCCCTGCGTGCAGGCCGCATCGATACCTTGGTCATCCTCGGCGGCAATCCCGTTCTGACGGCCCCGGCCGATCTGCAATTCGCCGCAGCCCTGCGTCAGGCCAGGACCACTATCCGCGTCGGCTTGTACTACGATCAGACGTCCGAACTCTGCCACTGGCATCTGCCGCTGTCCCACTTTCTGGAAAGCTGGGGAGATACCGAAAGCAGCGATGGCACCCTCTGTTGCATCCAACCCTTGATCGAACCGCTCCTCAGCAACCTTCCTTCACCCGCTGAACAGGAAGCTCCACCCCGCGGAGGCCGCTCCGCCCTGGAGATTCTGGCGCTATTGACCCAGTTCCCGCATCCGCGTGATGGCAAGCCGGTGACCTCATACGTGTCTGCCCGCTCCGCCGCTTATGAACTCGTCCGCACCGTTTTTGCCGCTCGCGCGGGTCTGGCCCCGGATGATCCCCAACTCTCCGCCGCCTTCCAGCGTTACAAGCAACTCGGCTTCCTCCCCCCGGAGCAGGACAAACAGCGCCGCTCCTCCTTACGTCCCACCTTGCGCCCGCTTTCCGACATTCAACGCGCTTTGCCTTCTTCCCTCCCTTCCGCTCCGCAGCGGGACGCCCTGGAAGTCACCTTCCATCCCGACTACTCGCTTTACGATGGCCGCTACCTCTTTAACGCCTGGCTCCAGGAACTGCCGGATCCGATCAGTAAACTGGTGTGGGATAATGCCGCTCTGATCAGCCCGCAAACGGCTCAAACCTTTGGCCTGACCACCGGCGATGTCATCCGCCTCCGCCACGATTCCTACCAGGTGGAAATCCCCGTGTTTGTGCTGCCGGGGCAAGCGGATTACTCCCTCGCCCTGCATTTCGGCCAGTGCGGGGAACTCCGCATGGCGCACATCACCGGCGGCGGCACCAATGTCTTCCCCCTGCGAACCTCACAAGCCCGGTACATCCTCACCTCGGTGCGGTTGGAGAAAACGGGCCGCCGAGCGACACTGGTGACCACCCAGGAACACGGCGTCATCCCCCACGGGCGGGATATTGTGCGGGAAGTCGACCTGAGCAAGCTCCGGCAGCCGCCGTCCCACTCCAGGGCACCGGAGGGCAGCCATTCTTCTGCGGATCACAACTCGTCTGCGGATCACAGCTCAGGGCATAGTTCCTCCGCCTCCACGCCGTCCGTCCCCCTGCTCGGCTTGCCGCCCGATGGCCATCTGAGCGAAGAGGACCTCCGCCGCGGCTACCAGGCAGGCTATGGCCAAGTGCCCCCGCCTCCCATGCCAGCCCGCGATAAACAGCGCCGCTTCCCTCTCGATCTCGCCCGGCCCGAACGCCTCGATAGCCCCTTCCAGTGGGGCATGGTCATCGATCTGTCCCTCTGCACCGGCTGTTCGGCCTGTGTCCTCGCCTGCCAGGTGGAAAACAACATTCCGGTGGTCGGCAAGTACGAAGTCCAGCGCAATCGTGAGATGCACTGGCTGCGCATTGACCGTTACTTCTCTTCCACCGACGGCCAGACCGCCGACGCGGACCCGCGCGTGATTACCCAGCCGCTGGCTTGCCTCCATTGCGAACAGGCGCCCTGCGAGCAGGTCTGCCCAGTCAACGCGGCCGTGCACAGTCCCGAAGGCCTGAATTTGCAAGTGTACAATCGCTGCATTGGAACCCGCTACTGTGCTAACGCCTGCCCTTACAAAGCCCGCCGCTTCAACTGGTTCGATTACAACAAACGCCACCTCGATGCCTTGCGGGTGCCCACGCCTTTGACTCCCGAAGGCGCCGCCCTGACGCGCTCCTTACTTCCCGAATCCCTCCGCATGCTCAAAAACCCCGATGTCACTGTCCGCATGCGCGGCGTCATGGAAAAATGCACCTACTGCGTCCAGCGCCTCGAACGTGCCAAATATGGAGCCAAAATCGCCGCCGCCGAAGTCGCTCAGGGACGGCGGACCATCCCCGTCGATGCCAGCTTTCGCCCCGATGGACCCGCTTCCGCCTACCGCAAACCCCAGGACCCGAAATCGGCGGGCTACGACCTGGACCGTTGGGGGCGGGTCATCGTACCGGATGGCTTGGTGCGAACGGCTTGCCAGGCTGTTTGTCCCACCCAGGCGATCATCTTCGGCAACGTGCTGGACCCCCACAGCGCCGTAGCCGCGGCTAAACTCCGCGCCGGAGAATACGCCTTGCTCGGAAAACTGAATACTAAACCTCGGACCAGCTATTTGCCTCGGCTGCGCAACCCTAACCCGGAGCTGACCTAA
- a CDS encoding DUF3341 domain-containing protein gives MANPHYRFGPPQQYLRDEAGRYPTADHALAARYGPPAPPRTTIPPAEEPVPAFLPTPEGSGQPWGAVAEFANAQQLLQAAQTARQHGYTHLDAWTPFYVHGMKEAIGRQRSRLPLFTLAGALTGLATAVSLQFYLMTYYYPTIVGGKEYRSWEAFVPVFFEMTVLFAGFFTLFALIGLCGLPRLFHPLDAHPTFHRVTQDGFFLTIEATDPKFDVDHTREFLQSLGGHHVAVIER, from the coding sequence ATGGCCAATCCTCACTATCGCTTCGGTCCTCCCCAGCAGTATCTTCGGGATGAGGCAGGGCGCTATCCGACGGCCGATCACGCCTTGGCCGCCCGATACGGCCCCCCTGCTCCACCGCGAACCACGATCCCACCGGCCGAGGAACCCGTGCCGGCCTTCCTGCCTACACCGGAGGGAAGCGGGCAACCGTGGGGCGCTGTCGCCGAATTTGCCAACGCCCAACAACTGCTCCAGGCCGCTCAAACCGCCCGGCAGCATGGTTACACTCACCTCGATGCCTGGACCCCCTTTTACGTCCACGGCATGAAGGAAGCCATTGGACGGCAGCGCAGCCGCCTCCCCTTATTCACCCTGGCCGGCGCCCTGACTGGACTCGCCACCGCTGTCTCCCTCCAGTTCTACCTGATGACCTACTACTACCCCACCATCGTAGGCGGCAAAGAATACCGCTCCTGGGAGGCCTTCGTCCCGGTCTTCTTCGAGATGACGGTGCTTTTCGCCGGCTTCTTCACCCTATTCGCCCTGATCGGGTTGTGCGGCCTGCCGCGCCTGTTCCATCCCCTGGACGCTCACCCAACTTTCCACCGCGTCACACAAGACGGCTTCTTCCTCACGATCGAAGCGACGGACCCGAAATTCGATGTCGATCATACCCGCGAATTCCTGCAATCTCTGGGAGGGCACCATGTGGCTGTTATCGAACGTTAG
- a CDS encoding ABC transporter permease: MMYGLPTEFFPTGYDPSLFLLSGYLLGLLAALIIGAILLGLLTLPAFFLVLFGIEQLANVVAHLSGAFPAKLVVIMFRGLRRSPLRTSLTYVALFVLTFVLCLIYAVLHMINTATTEKEANFKAIVTHKTLIPSQMPPGYYEEFKRICLEELPPDMRPVNGDLDLMSWSFVLTTTDKINPRRDTMIFLFALEPNKVLTMMDGLEDLTGEERRQLEAAADEMMRNPQAIVMSKSRLKMLNLRVGQRVKSYGMNYPNLVFEFDIIGELPEGRYEGVSFMNRSYLLQLLDSYRNDRSVNKTGEPHPMAEKCVNLIWVRLPNKAAFERLSAMVNDPKYFGKVPIKMETASSGIGTWLAAFKDIFWGMKYILVPSMIGIMSLVVANAISISVRERRTEMAVLKVLGFQPRHILVLVLGEALLVGFLAGIMSSSLAWGMLGSFKFQIIFFGSFIVPLQALLYAPALGMAVACAGSLGPAWNARSVKVAEVFARIS; the protein is encoded by the coding sequence ATGATGTACGGCCTACCCACCGAATTTTTCCCGACCGGTTATGATCCCTCGCTGTTTTTGCTGAGCGGTTACCTGCTGGGCCTCTTGGCCGCTCTTATCATCGGAGCCATCCTGCTGGGCTTACTGACCCTACCGGCGTTTTTCCTGGTGCTCTTCGGCATCGAACAATTGGCCAATGTGGTGGCCCATCTGAGCGGGGCATTTCCTGCCAAACTGGTCGTGATCATGTTCCGGGGCTTACGCCGCTCTCCGCTGCGCACCTCGCTGACCTACGTCGCTCTGTTCGTGCTCACCTTTGTCTTGTGCCTGATTTACGCCGTGCTGCACATGATCAACACCGCCACAACCGAGAAAGAGGCCAATTTCAAGGCGATTGTCACGCACAAGACCCTCATTCCCAGCCAGATGCCGCCGGGTTATTACGAGGAGTTCAAACGCATCTGCCTGGAGGAATTGCCGCCGGATATGCGCCCCGTCAACGGGGATCTGGACCTGATGAGTTGGTCATTCGTGCTGACCACCACGGACAAGATCAATCCCCGGCGGGACACGATGATCTTCCTGTTTGCGCTCGAGCCGAACAAGGTTCTCACGATGATGGACGGCCTGGAGGACCTGACGGGCGAGGAGCGGCGTCAACTGGAAGCGGCAGCCGACGAAATGATGCGCAACCCCCAGGCCATCGTCATGAGCAAAAGCCGGCTGAAGATGCTGAATTTGCGCGTCGGCCAACGGGTCAAATCCTACGGCATGAACTATCCGAACCTGGTGTTTGAATTCGACATCATCGGCGAGCTGCCGGAGGGGCGGTACGAAGGGGTCAGCTTCATGAACCGCTCTTATTTGCTGCAATTATTGGACTCCTACCGCAATGACCGCAGCGTGAACAAGACTGGCGAACCCCACCCCATGGCCGAGAAGTGCGTCAACCTGATCTGGGTCCGCCTGCCCAATAAGGCCGCCTTTGAACGCCTGAGTGCGATGGTGAATGACCCGAAATACTTCGGCAAGGTGCCGATCAAGATGGAGACGGCCTCGAGCGGCATCGGTACGTGGCTGGCCGCCTTCAAAGACATCTTCTGGGGAATGAAGTATATCCTCGTGCCGTCCATGATCGGGATCATGAGCCTGGTGGTCGCCAACGCCATCAGCATATCGGTGCGGGAGCGGCGGACGGAGATGGCGGTGCTCAAGGTGCTCGGCTTCCAACCCCGGCATATTCTCGTTCTGGTGTTGGGGGAAGCCCTGCTGGTCGGCTTTCTGGCCGGGATCATGAGCAGCAGCCTGGCCTGGGGCATGCTCGGCAGCTTCAAGTTCCAGATCATCTTCTTCGGTTCGTTCATCGTGCCGCTGCAAGCGCTGCTGTACGCTCCAGCCCTAGGGATGGCGGTCGCCTGCGCCGGCAGCCTGGGTCCGGCCTGGAACGCCCGGAGCGTCAAAGTCGCCGAGGTGTTCGCCCGGATCAGTTGA
- a CDS encoding c-type cytochrome encodes MYSIDANLLMNTLLAAILLTGAILFVVTLVLAASSWQRGTTLLSWLYLLTAIFGAFAILVGILGLRGRTSDATPWHFFLDMKYQPKYSAQGSSPFFPDGRASRLPPAETVPYDGTDYFADAGYHQDPLPDFLQADRRYFTGIANPAAIRNEGGNQVPEGPRWENGRLVGEGYYVNHIPPYAIQRAGGWAPLIQRGRQQFDIHCAVCHGTSGRGGVAEAAYGIVGAYGLSVPPSNLVTPDIQAQPDGQLFHTITHGVRNMPAYAHQVSVHDRWAIIAYLRVLQFAAGNPLLNQP; translated from the coding sequence ATGTACAGCATCGACGCCAATCTGCTGATGAACACTCTCCTGGCCGCCATCTTGCTGACTGGCGCGATCCTGTTCGTCGTGACGCTGGTGTTAGCCGCCAGTTCCTGGCAGCGCGGGACGACACTTTTAAGCTGGCTCTACCTCCTGACCGCCATCTTCGGCGCCTTCGCCATACTTGTGGGCATTCTCGGACTGCGTGGGCGCACCAGCGATGCGACTCCCTGGCACTTCTTCCTCGACATGAAGTACCAGCCGAAATACTCCGCCCAGGGCAGCAGTCCGTTTTTCCCCGATGGCCGTGCCAGCCGTCTGCCGCCCGCCGAGACGGTACCCTACGACGGCACAGACTATTTCGCGGACGCCGGTTATCACCAGGACCCTCTGCCTGATTTTCTACAAGCCGACCGCCGCTATTTCACCGGCATCGCCAATCCAGCAGCTATCCGCAACGAAGGAGGGAACCAAGTTCCCGAAGGACCCCGTTGGGAGAACGGACGACTCGTGGGGGAAGGATACTATGTCAATCACATCCCGCCATACGCCATCCAGCGGGCGGGAGGCTGGGCGCCGCTCATTCAACGCGGCCGCCAGCAGTTTGACATCCACTGCGCGGTTTGCCACGGGACCAGTGGGCGCGGAGGGGTAGCCGAGGCCGCGTACGGCATCGTCGGTGCTTACGGCTTGTCCGTCCCCCCTTCCAATTTGGTGACGCCAGACATTCAGGCTCAGCCCGACGGACAGCTATTCCACACAATCACCCACGGCGTCCGCAACATGCCCGCATACGCCCATCAGGTCTCCGTGCACGACCGCTGGGCCATCATCGCTTACCTGCGGGTGTTGCAATTCGCCGCCGGCAACCCCCTGCTCAACCAACCCTGA
- a CDS encoding aldo/keto reductase, whose amino-acid sequence MKSRLFAGVPVSEVGLGCWQLGGDQWGDITESEALAVLHAAAEAGVTFLDTADVYGVGRSESLIGRFLRERGRQGFFIASKFGRFPTPGWPENFQPMVIRQHIEASLRRLGIEQLDLTQMHCLPREQLQREELWDTLRQLQREGKIARFGASVESVEEAEECLRHPDCASLQIIFNIFRQTPALCGLLERCQQRGVAIIVRLPLASGLLGGRYTPQTTFAPNDHRSFNRNGERFNVGETFAGLGFEKGLELVEQLQALVPAGLPLPQLALRWCLDHPAVTVVIPGARRPEQVRSNAAASDLPSLSPELHSRLRDFFLQKVKPHVRGPD is encoded by the coding sequence ATGAAGAGTCGGCTGTTTGCCGGGGTACCGGTTTCCGAAGTCGGGCTGGGATGCTGGCAACTCGGGGGCGACCAGTGGGGTGACATCACAGAGTCCGAGGCTCTGGCGGTGTTGCATGCAGCGGCAGAGGCCGGCGTCACGTTTCTGGACACAGCCGACGTATACGGTGTGGGGCGCAGCGAGTCTCTCATTGGCCGTTTTCTGCGCGAACGGGGCCGCCAGGGGTTCTTTATCGCCTCCAAGTTTGGGCGCTTCCCGACCCCTGGCTGGCCGGAGAATTTCCAGCCGATGGTCATCCGCCAGCACATCGAAGCGTCGCTCCGGCGCTTGGGCATCGAACAGTTGGACCTGACGCAAATGCACTGCCTGCCGCGAGAACAACTGCAGCGTGAGGAACTCTGGGACACGCTCCGCCAATTGCAACGGGAGGGGAAAATCGCCCGTTTTGGCGCCAGTGTGGAATCCGTCGAGGAGGCGGAAGAATGCCTCCGGCATCCCGATTGTGCTTCTCTCCAGATCATCTTCAACATTTTCCGGCAGACGCCGGCTTTGTGCGGGTTGTTGGAGCGCTGCCAGCAGCGCGGCGTGGCCATCATCGTACGCCTGCCCTTAGCTTCCGGCTTATTAGGCGGGAGATATACGCCGCAGACAACCTTCGCTCCCAATGACCATCGCAGCTTCAACCGCAACGGCGAACGCTTCAACGTGGGGGAAACCTTCGCCGGGCTAGGGTTTGAAAAAGGGCTGGAACTGGTCGAACAGCTCCAGGCTCTGGTTCCTGCGGGGCTGCCCTTGCCGCAGTTGGCATTGCGCTGGTGCCTGGATCATCCCGCCGTGACGGTCGTGATCCCCGGCGCGCGGCGGCCAGAACAGGTGCGGAGCAACGCCGCAGCCAGCGATCTGCCCTCTCTATCGCCCGAACTGCACAGCCGATTGCGTGACTTCTTCCTCCAAAAGGTGAAACCCCATGTGCGAGGGCCTGATTGA